A genomic window from Pyxidicoccus trucidator includes:
- a CDS encoding FHA domain-containing protein — protein MARALLLSLLVRQHMALKEKFRAKYPHPWLVWEAGAWNVPETLEGNVAATRLPLTDLRDCLPAGDAMCFELVALAERGPIGLGRASHNAMVVNDATVSREQLLLAPAPDGQWQVTRTPGSRPVVLEGAPLEPEQPTVLRQGIQLQVGDVRLTFHDAEGFNARIGRIAAQVMAQAAAPRQG, from the coding sequence ATGGCTCGCGCTCTGTTGCTCTCGCTGCTTGTGCGTCAGCACATGGCACTCAAGGAGAAGTTTCGCGCCAAGTACCCACACCCGTGGCTGGTGTGGGAGGCAGGCGCCTGGAACGTCCCCGAGACGCTGGAAGGGAATGTGGCCGCCACGCGGCTGCCGCTGACGGACCTCCGTGACTGCCTGCCCGCCGGGGACGCCATGTGCTTCGAGCTGGTGGCCCTCGCCGAGCGGGGCCCCATCGGCCTGGGGCGCGCCTCGCACAACGCCATGGTCGTCAACGACGCCACGGTGTCCCGCGAGCAGCTCCTGCTGGCGCCCGCGCCGGACGGACAGTGGCAGGTGACACGCACTCCCGGCTCGCGCCCCGTGGTGCTGGAAGGCGCGCCGCTGGAGCCGGAGCAGCCCACCGTGCTGCGGCAGGGCATCCAGCTCCAGGTGGGAGACGTGCGCCTCACCTTCCATGACGCGGAGGGCTTCAACGCGCGCATCGGCCGCATCGCCGCGCAGGTCATGGCCCAGGCCGCCGCGCCCCGTCAGGGCTGA
- a CDS encoding tetratricopeptide repeat protein translates to MPSSTRSRPRSPLALALLGVLLLGLPSPALAVGEADAEARARARFSEGNLAYDVGDFDKALKSFSEAYRLKPLPAFLFNMAQCHRQLGQFSRAAFFYRRYLSLEPDVASASAVRELVQEMETREREQQARRLERERAEQDKQVQRARAEAAKAEADAAVRRRAELEAEQRALEARAAQSLTAPQQAGTVSTPWTRKWWVWAGAGAAVALVTTGVVMATSGPDARPTSLGTVGRLR, encoded by the coding sequence ATGCCGTCATCGACCCGTTCGCGGCCCCGTAGCCCCCTTGCGCTGGCCCTGCTCGGAGTGCTGCTGCTGGGACTTCCCTCGCCCGCCCTGGCGGTGGGGGAGGCCGACGCGGAGGCCCGGGCGCGCGCGCGCTTCTCGGAAGGCAACCTCGCCTATGACGTGGGGGACTTCGACAAGGCGCTGAAGTCCTTCAGCGAGGCGTACCGGCTCAAGCCGCTGCCGGCCTTCCTCTTCAACATGGCCCAGTGCCACCGGCAGCTCGGCCAGTTCTCGCGCGCGGCCTTCTTCTACCGGCGCTACCTGTCGCTGGAGCCGGACGTGGCGTCGGCGTCGGCGGTGCGCGAGCTGGTGCAGGAGATGGAGACCCGGGAGCGCGAGCAGCAGGCGCGTCGGCTGGAGCGCGAGCGCGCCGAGCAGGACAAGCAGGTGCAGCGAGCCCGCGCCGAGGCGGCGAAGGCCGAGGCCGATGCCGCCGTCCGGCGCCGCGCGGAGCTGGAGGCCGAGCAGCGCGCGCTGGAGGCCCGTGCCGCGCAGTCGCTCACCGCGCCCCAGCAGGCGGGCACGGTGTCCACGCCGTGGACGCGCAAGTGGTGGGTGTGGGCTGGCGCGGGCGCGGCGGTGGCGCTCGTCACCACGGGCGTCGTCATGGCCACGAGCGGCCCTGACGCGCGTCCCACCTCGCTGGGCACCGTGGGCAGGCTCCGGTAG
- a CDS encoding serine/threonine-protein kinase has protein sequence MGSDDLFAQTVLSTAGGAVGGVVHRSDVELRVGSSLGAYQLERLLGEGSMGRVFQARHVRLGRQVALKVLKPEHARDSGFVQRFFQEARTVNQINHEHIVEIFDFVDEGEGGHVYCVMELLRGQSLSSLLQEEKLSLARIQRIVVQVCAALGAAHQVGVVHRDIKPDNLFIIHRAGQTDFVKVLDFGVAKLLTSEGNTTGTMDGTIIGTPAYMAPEQAAGLQVDPRSDVYAVGNILYELLSGKPPFQAPAFGQLVVQIITQLPPPLPSHLPSGEPLPPQLSALVMRCLAKEAEARPQSLAEVTTALLLLPTAGAPAVTQGASEAVDPSERPTKRMRALGTWPPRLVLGVGAAVLALVSGGLTWAGLQSVREPATLAAGLGAAAAVGGAVDPAVPHTPVTLTVRSFPEGAQVLRADTGEVLGVTPLIRQLPAGNAPIGLRVELAGYVPSERVVRLDTHAVLEVPLAKAQTAPRQTPGSSRPATRKGGVRDAVIDPFAAP, from the coding sequence ATGGGCTCCGATGACCTCTTCGCACAGACCGTGCTGTCCACCGCCGGGGGCGCCGTGGGTGGCGTAGTCCACCGCTCCGACGTGGAGCTGCGGGTGGGCTCCTCGCTGGGGGCGTACCAGCTCGAGCGACTCCTGGGCGAGGGGTCCATGGGCCGGGTGTTCCAGGCGCGCCATGTGCGGCTGGGCCGCCAGGTGGCGCTCAAGGTGCTCAAGCCCGAGCACGCGCGCGACAGCGGCTTCGTGCAGCGCTTCTTCCAGGAGGCGCGCACCGTCAATCAAATCAACCACGAGCACATCGTCGAAATCTTCGACTTCGTGGACGAGGGCGAGGGCGGGCACGTCTACTGCGTCATGGAGCTGCTGCGCGGGCAGAGCCTGAGCTCGCTGCTGCAGGAGGAGAAGCTGTCGCTCGCGCGCATCCAGCGCATCGTCGTGCAGGTCTGCGCGGCGCTGGGCGCGGCCCACCAGGTGGGCGTGGTGCACCGGGACATCAAGCCGGACAACCTCTTCATCATCCACCGGGCGGGCCAGACGGACTTCGTGAAGGTGCTGGACTTCGGCGTGGCGAAGCTCCTCACGTCCGAGGGCAACACCACGGGGACGATGGACGGCACCATCATCGGCACGCCCGCGTACATGGCCCCGGAGCAGGCGGCGGGCCTGCAGGTGGACCCGCGCTCGGACGTCTACGCCGTGGGCAACATCCTCTATGAGCTGCTCTCCGGGAAGCCGCCCTTCCAGGCGCCGGCCTTCGGGCAGCTCGTGGTGCAGATCATCACCCAGCTGCCGCCGCCGCTGCCGTCGCACCTGCCCTCCGGCGAGCCGCTGCCGCCGCAGCTCTCCGCGTTGGTCATGCGCTGCCTGGCCAAGGAGGCCGAGGCACGGCCGCAGAGCCTGGCGGAGGTGACGACCGCGCTCCTGCTGCTGCCCACCGCGGGCGCGCCCGCCGTCACCCAGGGGGCCTCGGAGGCGGTGGACCCCTCGGAGCGGCCCACGAAGCGGATGCGCGCGCTGGGCACCTGGCCTCCGCGCCTGGTGCTGGGCGTGGGCGCGGCGGTGCTGGCGCTGGTGTCCGGGGGACTCACCTGGGCGGGGCTCCAGTCGGTGCGCGAGCCCGCGACGCTGGCGGCGGGCCTGGGGGCCGCGGCGGCCGTCGGGGGGGCGGTGGACCCGGCCGTGCCCCACACGCCCGTCACCCTCACGGTGCGCTCCTTCCCGGAAGGCGCGCAGGTGCTGCGCGCGGACACGGGCGAGGTGCTGGGCGTCACGCCGCTCATCCGGCAGCTGCCGGCGGGCAACGCGCCCATCGGCCTGCGGGTGGAGCTGGCCGGCTACGTCCCGTCGGAGCGCGTGGTGCGGCTGGACACGCACGCGGTGCTGGAGGTGCCGCTCGCCAAGGCTCAGACGGCGCCCCGGCAGACGCCAGGGTCCTCGCGGCCCGCGACTCGGAAGGGAGGGGTGCGCGATGCCGTCATCGACCCGTTCGCGGCCCCGTAG